One Aegilops tauschii subsp. strangulata cultivar AL8/78 chromosome 2, Aet v6.0, whole genome shotgun sequence genomic window, CTTGGATTGATTCAGCTGCGGATTGACTTGACGCATCCCCTTCAACAAAATGCATCAGCTTGGACATTGATCTCCTCTCGGCTTTGATGGTGGGCCGGCTCGCTGCTATGGATCTCTCTTGGCGACCCGGCGGGTCATCTCGGAGACGGAGGCCAGTCCTCAGCTGAGAAGGTGAGGTGCAGTAACCGCGGCGGCTTGCGCCGTTGTAGGGTGTAACCGCGTGATTCAGCGTTGAAGTGGAGGCGGGGCCGGCTATTTGGCAAGGTCGCTGCGGCTCAATGCTGAGCAAGGGCGAGGTTTCGAGCAAACAGAGGTGCTCGGATTCTCCCGTGGCTGCAGGCGCTCAGGGAAACTAGTCTCCTTCCCACATTACCAGTGTTTGATTCAACCTATTGCCCGTGTCTCTCTTTGATAGTATGATGGACTGGTGCTTTGAACTTGACATTGGAGTGGAAAGTGTTGACATCTTAAAAGAAACAGGCTAAAACTGCCACCGCCGGCGCGACGGCTCAAAAGTGAGGCTTGCAGAGATGACCCGGTACGGGAGCAACAGCGGTGAACCGGCGCCGGCCGGAGCAAGCCAGATCGTGGTTGTCAAAGGCACAGTTGCAGCTGAAGATCTGCAACACCGCATGGCGAAGAACGACAACCACGGCGACGCCGGGTGGTCAGCAGGAGGAGCATGGAAACCGGGGCAGCCCGGACACGTGTGAGGCGACTTGCACACGGACGGCGGCTCGAGGTGTGGTGACCAGTGGAACTCGGCGTTGAAAACAGGGTGAACCGGCGCGGAGGGTTGGTGAGTCGCGTCCGGGTCAATGGCTTTGAGGATTCACGACCCGCTCGAAGAAACAGAGGGATCCGCGGGTGATGTGAAGTGTGCGTGACCCGACGAGAACGAGGTGGAGACGGTAGAGGCTGGCCAAAACTCCAGAGTCACCACGGGCGGAAGACTGCTCAAGGCGAGCTGAAGCGACCAGGGATCGACGAGGGCGGCTCAACCGCGGGGTCGCGGGGAATGTCGTTGGCCGATGGCTGGGCACCGGTGAGACGCGCAGGGGCGTGTAGGCCGGCATGGaccatcagcagcagcagcatgtTATGGGCCTCGATCTAGGGTTCGTGGAAAGGAGAGGGATTTGGAGAAGCAGGGAAGGGGATCTGGGAATCGCCGAGAGGAGAAGAATAGCTTCTGTCTTCGGTCCGGTTTGTTCCGTAGAATATTCGATGCCCACCCTCTGGTGGCTGCTCGCTACTTAACCACACGGCGCGCAGGCCTCACCCACACACACACGCTCACGGCCTGGCCCACATGCCAGGCGGTCACACTTTCAATTCCGCTTCCTTGTTGCCTTTGGATGCGCCGGCTGTCTCCCTGCCAGGTGGTGGCGTGGAACCCTGAGTGTCCGCCCACCGCGCTTGAGTGTAGAGAGTTGATCAGGTGTTGCTGAACCATGGCGTCATTCCCAATCCACACACGCCCTTTGTATCGTAAGATGCCGTCCTTCATCGTATACTGCCGTTCACTGTTGGGGTAAAGGGCCAACTTCTCCATTCTAGCTGCCACGCCCGCATCGTTCAGATAACTGTTCTTGACAGCTTCCAACCAAGTTGGTTTGCAAATGGACAGTGCTGCCACTTCTCCGTCATCTGCATGCCCTCGTCGAGACAGCGTATCGGCTGCTTTGTTGGTGAGGCCTGCTTTGTATTGGATGATGAATTGGAGCCCCACCAGTTTGGTAAATGCCCGCTGCTGAATAGGGGTGTTGAGCCTTTGATCTGTTAGGTGTAGCAGGCTCTTCTGATCAGTGCGTACTATGAACTCTGAGTGCTGAAGATACGGTCACCAGTGGTCGATAGCAAGCAACAGCGCTAGGCACTCTTTCTCGTATGCAGACAATCCCATGTTTCTGGGTGGTTTTCTTGCATCAGTACGGCCCCAATTCCCGTTATGCTCGCGCCTGTCTCGACGACGAACTGCTTTTGGAAGTCTGGCAGAGCGAGAACAGGAGCTGCTATCAGAGCTTGCTTGAGAGCGCGGAATGCCGCATTAGCCGTTGGCGTCCATGCAAAGATGGTATTCTTCTTGAGAAGTTCTGTTAGTGGCTTGCTGATGACCCCGAAGAATCGTACGAACTTgcgatagtatcccgcgagtcctaAGAACCCACGCAGCTCCTTGGTGTTCTGCGGCACTGGCCATTGCTGAATTGTCCGAATCATACTGTCATCGGTAGAGACTCCTTGTTCGCTGATCACATGCCCGAGGTAACTGATGCGGCGTTGAGCAAAACTGCACTTGGAGAGCTTTGCCTTCAACTCATATTTATCAAGTAACTGGAGAACTTGCGTCAACAGTTGACAGTGCGCTTCTAAGGTGCTAGTGTGGACAAGGATGTCGTCCATGAACGCCAACACTCCTTTACGAAGCACCGGAGAGAGAACCACGTGCATTCCCCCATGAATGTTGCTGGTGCATAAGCGAGACCATAAGGCATCACTTTGAACTCGAAGTGGCCCAAGTGAGTGGTGAATGCCATCTTGTGTTCGTCCTCTGGCAGAAGTCGTATCTGGTTCGTCCTCAGGTCTAACTTGGAGAACCAACACGAGCCGGCAATCTCATCGAGCAGTTCATCGATAATGGGCATGAGGTAGACTTTCTTTACAATGATTGCATTAAGGTGCCTGAAGTCGATGCAAAACCTCCATGTTTGATCTTTCTTTTTGACCAGCAGCACTGGGGATGAAAAAGGACTGGTGCTGGGAGTTATAAGTCCCGCTCGAAGCATTTCCCTGACCTGTGTTTCGATCTTGTTCTTCTGCTCTGGTGTATATCGGTAAGCTCTGATGTTAACCAGATTGGCCCCTTCTATCAATGGAATGGCGTGATCCCATTCACGATGCTCCGGCAGCCCTGTAGGCTCCTCGAAAACAACCTAAAAACTGTCCAAGATATGTTGGATAACTGCGGGAACTGGCTCCTCCTCACTCTGTTTTTCTGTGATGCAGATGGCGACCACGTGTGCGATCGAGTTGGACTGTTCCATATACAGCAGTTGATCCATGGTGGCTGGTTCAATTTGCTGGGTCTTCGCGTGTAAACCCTGGAGAACCACTGTTTGGCCCTCTTTCTGAAACTGAAGTTGCTTTGTTGTCCAGTCCACCAGCATAGGACCGCACTGCTCCAGCCAATCCATCCCCACGACCATATCGTAGCACCCCAATGACAGGACACGCACATCAGTAGAGAATGTGTGCCCCTGTGTGTCCCAACGACACGCTGGAATGATTCCAGAGCAGCGCAGCAGTCCTCCATTGGCAATTTTCACTGAAATTGGCCTCATTGGCTGCACCTTCTCTTGCATCGCTTCTGCTACCGGCTCGCTGATGAAACTGTGCGAACTACCGGAGTCCACCAGTATCAACACTTCCCGACCCTCAATGTGTCCCAACAATCTGACTATGCGAGGAGTTGTTTCACCCGTTGTTGCCATCTTCGAAATCGACATGAGCTGCTCATCCTCAGAATCAGCGTCTTGCTCTTGTCGATCTTGAACTTCTGCTTGAAGAAGTTCCAGCAGCTCTTCCACGATGTGGAGTTGGACCGTAGCTGCGCATTGGTGGCCTTGGCCCCAATGCTCTCCGCATTTGAAGCAGAGCCCTCGCGCCCGTCGATACTTGCGGAGTGCTGCGACGCGATCATCGCCGCGCGCTGGCTCCTGGCGTCGATCGCCTACGCGTGCTGCCTCGAGCGCCTGACGGTCATCCACGGCCGCAGGGACAGCCGGCTGCACTGGCctgggtggtggcggtggtggtacTCCCATGGACACCATCAGCCGATGAACGTGCCGGCCCGGCGCGGGTTCCTTCCGAGGTAGGTGGCCCAGCAACTCTTCCTGCAACAGAGCGAGAGAAAAGGCAGTATCGAGTTCTTGAGGCCTGTGGAGCACGACTCCAAATATAATTTCAGGCTTTAAACCATCTAGGAATTGAGTAGCAAAGAACAGTGGGTCAAAGGAAGGATTATGCGCCAACGGATGATGCATCAACTCCTCAAATTGTTCCATATACTCCACTACCGAGCCATTCTGACGAAAGTGAGTAAACTGACGCAACTGCTGTTGATCCTGCTCCCGACCAAATTTGGCGCACAGAGCCGCGCACAACGCCTCCCATGTGAAGTGGGTGTTGTGCGCTTCCTGAACCTGAAGCCATCGCGCTGCTGTACCCGAAAAGTGCAGGGTAGCAACACGGACACAGAGATCCGGCTGCACCCCATAGACTGCGAAGTATTTCTCGCATCTGGTCTTCCAGAATTGGGGGTTTTCGCCCTCAAACAGGGGAAAATCCAATTTGGGCAGAGCCCAGTTGGAATGCGAGGTGTGGTGGTAGCTATCCTCGTGTCCTACCGGTTGATTGACTGGGGAAGGTGGGTAAGGATGAGATCGGAGAACGCACCCTTGCCCGGAGGCGGCACCAGGGTGGTGACCACCCCGTGTGCTGTACCCCCGGAATCAATGACCTCGCCGTGGCCACTTGGCCCGTGGTGCCCCGGGTCGTCGACATGCTGGGTCGCGGCCGGTCGCACCACCGCTTCCTCCTAGGTCGCCGGAGGAGATGCGAGCGCTGGGTGGATCGAGATCCATCCGAACTGCGTGCACAGCTCGTCCAGCTGCTGCTGGAGATTGGTCACCACGGGTCGCCACATCTCGAGCGACTGCTAGACCGCGTCGAGCCTGGCGTCGTTGTCCGTGCGCCCGTCACTGATTGCCTTGGCGAGCGCCCTGATCTGTTCCTCCATCGCCGCCGCTTGCTTGGCCGCTTTGGTGTGGTACCTGGGCTTTTGGTAGAGCGGATCCAGGTCGTCTGACCTGTGATACCACTTGTTATGGGCCTCGATCTAGGGTTCGTGGAACGGAGAGGGATTTGGAGAAGCAGGGAAGGGGATCTGGGAATCGCCGAGAGGAGAAGAACAGCTTCTCTCTTCGGTCCGGTTTGTTCCGTAGAATATTCGATGCCCACCCTCTGGTGGTTGCTCGCTACTGAACCCCACGGCGCGTAGGCCTCACCCACACACACACGCTCACGGCCTGGCCCACATGCTAGGCGGTCACACTTTCGCTTTCGCGTCCTCGTTGCCTTTGGATGCGCCGACTGTCTCCCTGCTCTGTGGGGGCGCCGTAACACAGCAGTAAGCCGGCGACGGCCTAAACAGGGCGGTTTCACGGCCGCGGCGATTTACAGTTGATGCAGGTTGTTTGGTGGCGGCGATTAATGGTAACAGGGCCGGCGACTCAGTAGGCCGCGGAGTGAGCCCGAGGCGATATTTGGCGACGGAGGCGAGGGCCATGATAGCAGTTTGGAGCAGGAGCTTCGGTGATACAGCAGAAAAGGCCGACCCGAACGGATTAATCCAGCACAAAAACTGACGTAGTACTAGTACTCAATTAGTTCTAGCAGTTCCACGTGGATAGTAGCATGACTTGGCTCCATTTCTTGTAATAAGTAGTAGTAGCAAGGTTCAATCCGTCCGTGTCTGTGTCCTCCAGGTCGTAGTAGTTGAGGCAGAGGTCATGGCGACTCTTGACGCAGCGATGGATCTGAAACAGATGCGGAGCAGGGACCAGTCCGGATTGAAAAATAGAAAGAGGCCAGGCGGTTTTGAGGTACAATTGTCTTATCCGGTGGCTCAGAGATAACTGGAGGGAGGTTCACGATGATGTGAAGCAACAACGTTGGGCACACCGGCCACGGTGGCGGCCTTGACCAAGTTGATCGAAGGGAAAAATTACTCCCAGACTCTGATCTGCATACTGTTGCCAAAGTAGTTTTCGACTGTAAAACTCAGAGTCAATGTAGATCGTCCAAACCGGCTCTTCTTCATCCGAAAATCCGCGAGTTTCTCGAAACCCGAGatgagatcccttcaagaactcatcaccaccatgcgcgggccccacggtgggacccaactgtcgtggaaatgtcacggcagatgtcctagtgtgaggacttagtcgtgaggccaacgcatctatgtggtagcttgagaggggttgaccGGGACGAGAGAGGCAACATGCAAGACAAgaatttagacagcttcgggccccgggaaacatcatccagGAATAGGTCTACAtgatgtttgtggctaggtctcattatgctcatgagggagacGTCATA contains:
- the LOC109774381 gene encoding uncharacterized mitochondrial protein AtMg00860-like; translated protein: MDDILVHTSTLEAHCQLLTQVLQLLDKYELKAKLSKCSFAQRRISYLGHVISEQGVSTDDSMIRTIQQWPVPQNTKELRGFLGLAGYYRKFVRFFGVISKPLTELLKKNTIFAWTPTANAAFRALKQALIAAPVLALPDFQKQFVVETGASITGIGAVLMQENHPETWDCLHTRKSA